The following proteins are co-located in the Rhodococcus opacus B4 genome:
- a CDS encoding cupin domain-containing protein, with protein MNSHMPYRRKRSMHIIARSALETINEAVVGGSTHNLGVVKIFSGNPQLAQFIPASSNLAISWVRLECGEVLAVHKHPESSLILICEGSGRTLGSAEQEVTAGDMILVPGDSWHGFEGTRDGFWALSIQFNGKALYEDGEKPNAVFASEVPNPAAVLLEDNEKHLQEFGTSNLLRLIDDPSFDDPRVRERLLDCQQTWSDVFQDLLHLRVAMTTDAAHKQVALDHLVEELGHNDNLRNQRGSEHAPVTDATFVAAMEWFRHQMLYRSDMVRTLLMHVVLEGSGEIWHREAARAFPAIPHFQEHGDDDGEHVSMGIDLLDRATPAEIRELREALAEGWKMITQLCDRIASIALADTAVPTYSTC; from the coding sequence ATGAATTCGCACATGCCTTACAGAAGGAAGAGATCTATGCACATAATCGCCAGAAGCGCGCTCGAAACGATCAACGAAGCCGTTGTCGGCGGGAGCACCCATAACCTGGGTGTCGTCAAGATATTCAGCGGCAACCCTCAGTTGGCGCAATTCATTCCTGCTTCCAGCAACCTGGCGATCAGCTGGGTCAGGCTGGAGTGCGGTGAGGTGCTGGCGGTGCACAAGCACCCGGAGTCCAGCCTGATCCTGATCTGCGAAGGCTCCGGACGCACGTTGGGCAGTGCGGAGCAGGAGGTCACTGCCGGAGACATGATCCTCGTACCCGGCGACTCCTGGCACGGCTTCGAAGGAACCCGGGACGGTTTCTGGGCGCTCTCGATCCAGTTCAACGGCAAGGCGCTCTACGAGGACGGCGAGAAGCCCAATGCGGTGTTTGCAAGCGAGGTACCGAATCCCGCGGCCGTGCTCCTGGAGGACAACGAGAAGCACCTGCAGGAATTCGGAACCAGCAACCTGTTGCGGCTGATCGACGACCCCTCGTTCGACGACCCCCGCGTTCGGGAACGGCTGCTCGACTGCCAGCAAACCTGGTCGGACGTGTTTCAGGACCTGCTGCACCTGCGTGTCGCGATGACCACCGATGCGGCGCACAAGCAGGTGGCGCTCGACCATCTGGTCGAGGAACTGGGCCACAACGACAACCTGCGCAACCAACGGGGATCAGAGCACGCGCCGGTCACGGACGCGACGTTCGTAGCGGCAATGGAGTGGTTCCGGCATCAAATGCTGTACCGGAGCGACATGGTGCGCACTCTGCTGATGCATGTGGTGCTGGAAGGTAGTGGCGAAATCTGGCACCGGGAGGCGGCGCGCGCGTTTCCGGCGATTCCGCACTTCCAGGAACACGGCGACGACGACGGTGAGCACGTGAGCATGGGTATCGATCTGCTCGATCGAGCAACACCTGCCGAGATCCGCGAACTCCGCGAAGCACTCGCCGAGGGATGGAAGATGATCACGCAGTTGTGCGACAGAATCGCGTCGATCGCATTGGCCGACACTGCGGTCCCCACGTATTCCACATGCTGA
- a CDS encoding aminotransferase class IV translates to MSLSPATHGLSYATSVFDGIRTYGGSIFKCDDHVARLRRSAELFGHTVHYSNADLADACRELVKANDLTDAYIKCLVFYDDTDVSFKAQGSSSKVVLFALPFPSNSAAERYRLSTATWRRAPASCHPYQAKTSSTYALSYLSHRQRADGYDDVLFLSTADAVCESSGSNVFFVKGDALFTPTTELALDGITRRAVIDELCPRLKITVTERDIAYSEIGSFDAAFLCGTAIEILGVSGIDEIRYAKSALVDAIATEYRHLANGRSAIR, encoded by the coding sequence GTGAGCCTGTCCCCTGCCACCCATGGGTTGTCGTATGCCACGTCTGTGTTCGACGGTATCCGCACGTACGGCGGGAGCATATTCAAATGTGACGATCATGTCGCCAGGTTGCGGCGGTCCGCCGAGTTGTTCGGGCACACCGTGCACTACTCGAATGCGGACCTGGCCGACGCGTGCCGCGAATTGGTGAAGGCCAACGATCTGACCGATGCGTACATAAAGTGTCTGGTCTTCTATGACGACACCGATGTGAGCTTCAAGGCGCAGGGCTCTTCCAGCAAGGTGGTCCTGTTTGCCCTGCCCTTTCCCTCGAATTCGGCCGCGGAGCGATATCGGCTCTCGACGGCGACGTGGCGACGCGCACCCGCCTCGTGCCACCCGTATCAGGCGAAAACGTCGTCTACCTACGCGTTGAGCTACTTGAGCCACCGCCAACGGGCTGACGGCTACGACGATGTGCTCTTCCTCTCGACGGCCGACGCAGTGTGCGAGTCGAGCGGCTCGAACGTGTTCTTCGTCAAGGGTGACGCATTGTTCACGCCCACTACCGAGCTAGCGCTCGACGGGATCACCCGAAGGGCGGTCATCGACGAGCTGTGTCCGCGACTGAAGATCACGGTCACGGAACGCGACATCGCATACAGCGAGATCGGATCGTTCGACGCCGCATTTCTGTGTGGCACTGCGATCGAAATTCTGGGGGTCTCCGGCATCGACGAGATCCGTTATGCGAAGTCCGCATTGGTCGACGCGATTGCAACCGAGTATCGGCACTTGGCCAACGGCCGGTCCGCGATTCGATAA
- a CDS encoding carbonic anhydrase has protein sequence MPNSNPVSAWKALRQGNDRFVNGTSLHPSQGVADRAKLVGGQHPTAVLFGCGDSRVAAEIIFDQGLGDMFVVRTAGHVIDDAVLGSIEYAVGVLNVPLIVVLGHDSCGAVKATLDALDDGNVPPGFIRSIVERVAPSILKGRREGLNTVDELEGRHVVETGALLMQRSRIIAEKVESGACAIAGVTYKLSDGRTHLQGAVGDIGELTD, from the coding sequence ATGCCTAATTCGAACCCGGTGTCCGCCTGGAAGGCCCTGCGTCAGGGTAACGACAGATTCGTCAACGGCACCTCGCTCCATCCCAGCCAGGGCGTCGCCGATCGGGCGAAGCTCGTCGGCGGCCAGCACCCCACGGCCGTCCTGTTCGGTTGCGGAGACTCCCGCGTCGCCGCCGAGATCATCTTCGATCAGGGTCTGGGCGACATGTTCGTCGTCCGCACCGCAGGTCACGTGATCGACGACGCCGTGCTCGGGTCCATCGAGTACGCCGTTGGCGTGTTGAACGTGCCGCTGATCGTCGTGCTCGGTCACGACAGCTGCGGTGCCGTCAAGGCGACGCTCGACGCCCTCGACGACGGCAACGTGCCGCCCGGATTCATCCGCAGCATCGTGGAACGCGTCGCTCCGTCGATCCTCAAGGGACGCCGAGAGGGCCTCAACACCGTCGACGAACTCGAAGGTCGCCACGTGGTGGAGACCGGCGCGCTGCTCATGCAGCGTTCGCGGATCATCGCCGAGAAGGTGGAGAGCGGCGCGTGCGCCATCGCGGGCGTCACGTACAAGCTGTCCGACGGACGCACCCACCTGCAGGGCGCGGTCGGGGACATCGGTGAGCTCACGGACTGA
- a CDS encoding methyltransferase, with product MSDVNHRVRKQIMGYIVSQSISAVCELGVPDRLANDACSLGDLAASVGADADALGRFLRVLVAEGLLEEDGGGRFALTEAGELLRADTPGSLRHLVGLMSNEAYFVWGHAAHSIRTGKESFSAAFGKPYFEWLSENPSAADEFARGQAGLVELRLLPLLDHDWSDVGTVVDVGGGTGALITRLLDRHAQLHGILFDLPHVVAEAPSQFCSAGIGERTTVVGGSFFDDVPRHGDVYVLSQILHDWDDASAGKILSSCRRAIPASGRLMIVEQVLPEAATTHPMALLDLHMLVLLGGRERTVTEWRRLLTDHGFTLDSITHGPRSSVIEAVPV from the coding sequence ATGAGCGATGTCAACCACCGCGTCCGGAAACAGATCATGGGATACATCGTGTCCCAATCTATTTCAGCGGTCTGCGAACTGGGCGTGCCCGACCGATTGGCGAACGATGCGTGCTCGCTCGGCGATCTCGCGGCCAGCGTGGGTGCCGACGCCGACGCACTCGGCCGATTCCTGCGGGTACTCGTCGCGGAGGGATTGCTCGAGGAAGACGGCGGAGGACGATTTGCGTTGACGGAGGCCGGCGAGCTCTTGCGGGCCGACACTCCCGGCTCGCTTCGTCACTTGGTCGGCCTGATGTCGAACGAGGCCTACTTCGTGTGGGGGCACGCAGCCCATTCGATCCGAACGGGGAAGGAATCGTTTTCAGCGGCCTTCGGTAAACCGTACTTCGAATGGTTGTCCGAGAATCCCTCGGCCGCCGATGAGTTCGCACGGGGTCAGGCGGGCCTGGTCGAGCTGCGTTTGCTGCCTCTGCTCGACCACGACTGGTCCGACGTGGGAACGGTCGTCGACGTCGGAGGCGGCACCGGGGCACTGATCACCCGGTTGCTCGATCGGCACGCACAACTACACGGCATTCTGTTCGATCTGCCTCACGTGGTCGCGGAAGCGCCGTCGCAGTTTTGTTCGGCCGGCATCGGTGAACGAACGACAGTCGTCGGTGGAAGTTTCTTCGACGACGTCCCCCGGCACGGTGACGTCTACGTGTTGTCTCAGATTCTGCACGACTGGGACGACGCGTCCGCCGGCAAGATCCTGAGCAGTTGCCGGCGCGCGATCCCGGCAAGCGGACGATTGATGATCGTCGAGCAGGTCCTGCCGGAAGCAGCCACAACCCACCCCATGGCTTTACTGGATCTCCACATGCTGGTTCTCCTGGGAGGGCGCGAACGCACGGTCACCGAATGGCGCCGACTGCTGACCGACCACGGATTCACGCTCGATTCGATCACGCACGGTCCCCGGTCGTCCGTCATCGAAGCGGTCCCGGTGTGA
- a CDS encoding A/G-specific adenine glycosylase, with product MAVDSSALINWYEAQARDLPWRRDGVTAWHILMSEIMLQQTPVVRVAPIWEEWVQRWPVPSRMAASSQADVLRAWGKLGYPRRALRLHECAGVLAAEHGDVVPSDVDTLLGLPGIGAYTARAVACFAYGQRVPVVDTNVRRVVARAVHGSAEPGNPSTTRDLADVSTLLPRTRARAATFSAALMELGATVCTARSPECTRCPLPNCAWVDAGRPAHTGARRKVQKFAGTDRQVRGKLMAVLRESTAPVERVRLDQVWLDDPGQRDRALHSLLVDGLVEQTDDGLFALAGEGS from the coding sequence GTGGCCGTTGACTCCTCCGCGCTGATCAACTGGTACGAGGCACAGGCCCGGGATCTGCCGTGGCGCCGCGACGGCGTCACCGCCTGGCACATCCTGATGAGCGAGATCATGCTGCAGCAGACGCCCGTCGTCCGGGTGGCCCCGATCTGGGAGGAGTGGGTGCAACGCTGGCCCGTCCCGTCCCGGATGGCCGCGTCGAGCCAGGCCGACGTCCTGCGCGCGTGGGGCAAGCTCGGCTACCCGCGCCGGGCGCTGCGACTCCACGAATGCGCCGGCGTGCTCGCCGCCGAACACGGCGACGTCGTGCCGAGCGACGTCGACACCCTCCTCGGACTGCCCGGCATCGGCGCCTACACCGCACGGGCCGTCGCCTGCTTCGCCTACGGACAGCGGGTCCCCGTCGTCGACACGAACGTCCGGCGGGTGGTCGCCAGGGCCGTGCACGGAAGCGCGGAGCCCGGGAATCCCTCGACCACCCGTGACCTCGCCGACGTGTCGACGCTGCTCCCCCGGACCCGAGCCCGGGCCGCCACGTTCTCCGCGGCCCTGATGGAACTCGGCGCCACCGTCTGCACCGCCCGCTCCCCCGAATGCACCCGCTGCCCGCTGCCGAACTGCGCCTGGGTCGACGCCGGACGTCCCGCCCACACCGGAGCGCGCCGGAAGGTCCAGAAATTCGCGGGCACCGACCGTCAGGTGCGCGGCAAGCTCATGGCAGTACTCCGCGAAAGCACCGCCCCGGTCGAACGCGTCCGGCTCGACCAGGTGTGGCTCGACGACCCCGGGCAGCGCGACCGCGCCCTCCATTCCCTGCTGGTCGACGGGCTCGTCGAGCAGACCGACGACGGCCTCTTCGCCCTCGCGGGCGAGGGAAGCTAG
- a CDS encoding amino acid permease, with translation MTIEKDDTSGDIFVEEDLGYRKALGPRQIQMIAIGGAIGTGLFMGAGGRLQQAGPALVLVYALCGFFAFLILRALGELVMHRPTSGSFVSYSREFFGEKMAFAAGWLYWMNWAMTAVVDVTAVALYMNFFEKYWAPLGNVDQWVFALAAVVLVLGLNLVSVKVFGELEFWFALIKVVALAAFLCFGIYFVLFGTPIEGHTSGFSLIADNGGLFPNGLLPAVVVIQGVVFAYASIELVGTTAGETKNPQKVIPKAINTVIIRILVFYVGSVLLLSLLLPYTEYHAGESPFVTFFGSINVQGADAIMNLVVLTAALSSLNAGLYSTGRILHSMAMAGSAPSFAARMNKAGVPYGGIALTGFVILLGVGLNAVVPTQAFEIVLNLAALGIISAWAVIVLCQLKLWKLAKDGTLTRPGFRMFGAPYTGLLTLVFLGCVVILMAFDHPVGTWTVGSIAIIAPLLVIGWYGARNRIRTLASDRPNV, from the coding sequence GTGACGATCGAGAAGGATGACACCTCGGGAGACATCTTCGTCGAGGAAGATCTGGGCTACCGGAAAGCGCTCGGCCCGCGACAGATCCAGATGATCGCGATCGGCGGAGCGATCGGCACCGGCCTGTTCATGGGCGCCGGCGGACGTCTCCAGCAGGCCGGGCCCGCACTCGTCCTCGTCTACGCCCTCTGCGGGTTCTTCGCGTTCCTGATCCTGCGGGCCCTCGGCGAACTCGTCATGCACCGGCCCACCTCCGGGTCGTTCGTGTCGTACTCCCGCGAATTCTTCGGCGAAAAGATGGCCTTCGCCGCGGGCTGGCTGTACTGGATGAACTGGGCGATGACGGCCGTCGTCGACGTCACCGCCGTCGCGCTGTACATGAATTTCTTCGAGAAGTACTGGGCACCGCTCGGCAACGTCGACCAATGGGTCTTCGCCCTGGCCGCCGTCGTACTCGTCCTCGGGCTGAACCTCGTGTCCGTCAAGGTGTTCGGCGAACTCGAATTCTGGTTCGCGCTCATCAAGGTCGTGGCCCTGGCCGCCTTCCTCTGCTTCGGCATCTACTTCGTGCTGTTCGGGACGCCAATCGAAGGCCACACCTCGGGATTCAGCCTGATCGCCGACAACGGCGGACTCTTCCCCAACGGCCTGCTGCCCGCCGTCGTGGTGATCCAGGGCGTCGTGTTCGCGTACGCCTCGATCGAACTCGTGGGCACCACGGCCGGCGAGACGAAGAACCCCCAGAAGGTCATTCCCAAGGCGATCAACACGGTCATCATCCGGATCCTCGTCTTCTACGTCGGATCCGTGCTGCTGCTGTCGCTGCTGCTCCCCTACACCGAGTACCACGCCGGCGAAAGCCCGTTCGTCACGTTCTTCGGCTCCATCAACGTGCAGGGCGCCGACGCGATCATGAACCTCGTGGTACTCACTGCCGCGCTGTCGTCGCTCAACGCCGGCCTGTACTCGACCGGGCGAATACTGCATTCGATGGCCATGGCCGGGTCGGCGCCGTCGTTCGCCGCCCGGATGAACAAGGCCGGAGTTCCGTACGGCGGCATCGCTCTCACCGGATTCGTCATCCTGCTCGGAGTGGGACTCAACGCCGTCGTTCCCACGCAGGCATTCGAGATCGTTCTGAACCTCGCCGCACTCGGGATCATCAGCGCCTGGGCCGTCATCGTGCTGTGCCAGCTGAAACTGTGGAAACTCGCGAAGGACGGCACGCTCACCCGTCCCGGTTTCCGGATGTTCGGCGCCCCCTACACCGGGCTCCTCACCCTGGTCTTCCTCGGCTGCGTCGTCATACTGATGGCGTTCGATCACCCGGTCGGAACCTGGACCGTCGGGTCCATCGCGATCATCGCCCCGCTACTGGTGATCGGGTGGTACGGCGCGAGGAACCGCATCCGGACCCTGGCCTCGGACCGCCCCAACGTTTAG
- a CDS encoding ATP-binding cassette domain-containing protein: protein MLSVLRRIVWFEVPRPRTRLDPSPDASHLARWRRWCDAAQRDSVNAPRGERLSRSIFGGLRRDIVLGLVAIAINAGCAFGAAITLKSLIQHLVAGGSELTTNLGLAATCIVLTYVAWLALNHTFMQADVVGIGARTYIEQRLLRKKRGVSASGQPADLVTLLDREAARVENAWSGLIFIILALATITFTSAYFFVALGLSAFAALSVILISSVVIFWNARQLNAAHAALSATAADRIEVGLFAMNNRLLAWLKNWNDELFRRYADKRDGEERALLKAARLVARINLISTLTPIVAMLAAVFTQLAYVGYVDPAGLLSAMALVGGLKSVANNIPFIVQSLSQGIVGHTNVAKYLSSPQPLDTDATATRLPATTAKHIAVVGGAGSGKTTVLKIGARRSSRVSDKTLFVPDEPWIFPGGLYENLCLYRSEFSDDEARRAMALSRLPETFYGDYLASKSHDRTEGWDLSRGQGKRLELARAILAEPRFVYLDQPTAGLDDDLASGLLAGLLRGPWHGTTVVYATDKPDEKDAADEIWVVAGGEVVEVIRNPTPRAANPDHDRKQQLVQEDRSISRHPQAMDRPEFATSSRRSLMRLGIAKVAVVACVLFACRDVLTIVGDYIAASGISTTNARTAAIALIAALSAGALLSMFTSLLLVKRSIAAATVKCQSYFSAVMSPKPSRSAFDEADQDNQNHQDYQGKLTWDQRRIDELLPEVLLNTLGAVTLLFTTAAFVLSKNIFVLLPLAGMCFAYWHSSKRSGRRLQDFNENEIGTTSTVLERVEAITWSSARFDLARDNSALVNWLNKSVMNRAFASIDNAGARRWFNYKLDLMGVLFLSVVVGSTVFVHAGGGPGLTSVLALSLSYNLIAVFARAGRCLVDLRQVLDSADRLHTPSTATCTSPSAPIEPVACRTGSAVDNAALVSLTDVAYLAPRTGAVLLEELSESFASRDVVVIMGPSGVGKSTFAKLVVGSLRPTAGVLSTLGRTGGYVSTPHTGDILLLTSSPIFKPGRLIEHFDNPLPLELARVVDYLDVADVVGRLRSGFDETVPATGQLNLSKTELQRLALLDLLINRPAIAILDEATSELSTEAELSILQSVISALPDTLFFIITHNPDLTTLANRVFHFNGERRLLENSRQSHTTVGRNWNGQEDDHGMAAPTRCVL from the coding sequence ATGCTGAGCGTCCTCAGGAGAATCGTCTGGTTCGAGGTTCCCCGACCTCGAACTCGGCTCGACCCGTCGCCCGACGCCTCGCACCTTGCCAGGTGGCGGCGGTGGTGTGATGCGGCGCAGCGGGACAGCGTGAACGCGCCCCGGGGCGAGCGACTCAGCAGATCCATCTTCGGCGGGCTCCGTCGTGACATCGTGCTCGGGCTCGTGGCCATCGCGATCAATGCAGGATGCGCTTTCGGTGCTGCGATCACGCTGAAATCGCTGATCCAGCACCTCGTCGCCGGCGGTTCGGAGCTCACGACGAACCTCGGCCTTGCTGCCACCTGCATCGTGCTGACGTACGTGGCGTGGCTTGCGTTGAATCACACGTTCATGCAAGCCGACGTGGTGGGCATCGGAGCCCGGACCTACATCGAACAAAGGCTGCTGCGCAAGAAGCGCGGCGTTTCCGCTTCCGGCCAACCGGCCGACCTTGTCACGCTGCTGGACCGGGAGGCGGCACGCGTCGAAAACGCGTGGTCTGGACTAATTTTTATCATCCTGGCACTCGCAACCATCACGTTCACCTCCGCGTACTTCTTCGTGGCGCTCGGACTGAGCGCTTTCGCGGCTCTGTCGGTGATTCTCATCAGTTCCGTGGTGATCTTCTGGAACGCCAGACAATTGAATGCCGCGCATGCTGCACTGTCGGCGACGGCGGCAGACCGCATCGAAGTCGGCCTGTTTGCGATGAACAATCGCCTGCTCGCGTGGCTCAAGAACTGGAACGACGAACTGTTTCGGCGCTATGCCGACAAGCGAGATGGTGAGGAGCGCGCGCTCCTGAAAGCGGCGCGTCTTGTCGCGCGGATCAATCTCATATCGACGCTCACTCCGATCGTCGCGATGCTTGCCGCGGTATTCACCCAGCTGGCCTACGTCGGGTACGTCGATCCGGCGGGCCTTTTGTCAGCGATGGCGCTGGTCGGAGGATTGAAATCCGTCGCCAACAATATTCCCTTCATTGTTCAGAGCCTTTCCCAGGGCATCGTCGGGCACACCAACGTTGCGAAGTATCTATCCAGTCCCCAGCCGCTGGACACCGATGCGACGGCAACGCGCCTACCGGCAACAACGGCGAAGCACATCGCCGTGGTCGGCGGGGCGGGCAGTGGTAAGACGACCGTTCTGAAAATCGGTGCACGCCGCAGCAGCCGAGTGAGCGACAAAACGCTCTTCGTACCGGATGAACCGTGGATATTTCCTGGCGGGCTCTACGAGAATTTGTGTCTCTATCGAAGCGAATTCTCGGACGACGAGGCCCGTCGGGCCATGGCACTGTCCCGACTTCCCGAAACCTTCTACGGCGACTACCTCGCGAGCAAGTCACACGACCGGACCGAGGGCTGGGACTTGTCCCGCGGGCAGGGGAAGCGGCTGGAACTGGCGCGGGCAATATTGGCCGAACCGAGGTTCGTTTACCTGGATCAGCCCACAGCAGGGCTGGACGACGACCTGGCGAGTGGGCTGTTGGCCGGGCTTCTGCGCGGGCCGTGGCATGGCACCACGGTTGTCTATGCAACGGACAAGCCCGATGAAAAAGATGCCGCGGACGAGATATGGGTGGTGGCCGGAGGCGAGGTAGTGGAGGTGATACGAAACCCCACACCCCGTGCGGCGAATCCTGATCACGACCGCAAACAGCAACTCGTGCAGGAGGATCGGTCGATCTCCCGCCATCCGCAAGCCATGGACCGACCGGAATTCGCGACCTCGTCGCGCCGCAGTCTGATGAGACTGGGTATCGCGAAGGTCGCGGTTGTCGCCTGCGTCCTGTTCGCGTGCCGCGACGTTCTGACGATTGTCGGCGACTACATAGCTGCCAGCGGAATTTCGACCACGAATGCGCGAACAGCAGCGATAGCCCTCATCGCTGCACTGTCGGCTGGGGCACTCCTGTCGATGTTCACCTCGTTACTCCTGGTCAAGCGCAGCATCGCGGCGGCAACCGTGAAGTGCCAGAGTTACTTCTCGGCTGTCATGAGTCCGAAGCCCTCCCGGTCCGCCTTCGACGAGGCCGATCAGGACAATCAGAACCACCAGGACTATCAGGGCAAACTGACCTGGGATCAACGACGAATCGACGAACTTCTGCCGGAAGTACTTCTGAACACCCTGGGTGCGGTCACGCTGCTGTTCACGACCGCGGCATTCGTGTTGAGCAAGAACATTTTCGTCCTCCTGCCCCTCGCCGGGATGTGCTTCGCCTACTGGCACAGTTCGAAGCGATCGGGAAGGCGACTGCAGGACTTCAACGAGAACGAGATCGGTACGACGTCGACAGTGCTGGAGCGGGTCGAGGCCATTACCTGGAGCTCGGCGAGATTCGACCTGGCGCGAGACAACTCGGCCCTGGTGAATTGGCTGAACAAGAGTGTGATGAATCGTGCCTTCGCGTCGATCGACAATGCGGGCGCACGCCGCTGGTTCAATTACAAGCTCGATTTGATGGGGGTGCTCTTCCTGTCTGTCGTCGTCGGTTCAACCGTGTTCGTCCATGCCGGCGGCGGACCCGGCCTCACCAGTGTTCTCGCGCTCAGTCTCTCGTACAACCTCATCGCGGTCTTCGCCCGTGCAGGCCGTTGCCTGGTCGACCTCAGGCAGGTTCTCGACAGCGCGGATCGTCTCCACACGCCGAGCACGGCCACCTGCACGTCGCCTTCGGCTCCGATCGAACCGGTGGCGTGCCGGACCGGCTCTGCCGTCGACAACGCAGCGCTCGTGTCGTTGACGGACGTCGCGTACCTCGCGCCGCGCACCGGGGCGGTGCTGCTGGAGGAGCTTTCGGAGTCGTTCGCCAGCCGAGACGTCGTGGTCATCATGGGCCCGAGCGGTGTCGGGAAGTCGACATTCGCGAAGCTGGTTGTCGGCAGTCTGCGGCCGACTGCAGGCGTCCTCTCCACACTGGGCCGCACGGGGGGTTACGTCTCGACTCCCCACACCGGAGACATCCTCCTCCTGACGTCGAGTCCGATCTTCAAGCCAGGAAGGCTGATCGAGCACTTCGACAACCCGCTACCGCTCGAATTGGCCCGTGTGGTCGACTATCTCGACGTGGCAGACGTTGTCGGGCGACTACGATCGGGATTCGACGAAACCGTTCCCGCCACCGGCCAGTTGAATCTGAGCAAGACGGAACTGCAGCGGCTCGCGCTCCTCGACCTCCTGATCAATCGCCCGGCAATCGCCATTCTCGACGAAGCGACGTCCGAGTTGAGTACCGAAGCAGAGCTCTCGATACTGCAGTCCGTGATCTCGGCCTTGCCGGACACGCTTTTCTTCATCATCACACACAATCCCGATCTGACCACGCTCGCCAATCGAGTCTTCCATTTCAACGGCGAGCGGCGTCTCCTCGAGAATTCTCGCCAGTCGCACACGACCGTCGGGCGGAACTGGAACGGACAGGAGGACGACCATGGAATGGCTGCCCCAACGCGATGCGTTCTGTAA
- a CDS encoding asparaginase — MPKVAVVTTGGTIASRRDGQGVSRPVVAGSDLLGSARTGTEIRVVDVMSKDSSSMTFADLDRVRDAVTSELHDPALDAVVVLHGTDTMEETAFLVDLHHADPRPVVFTGAQRTFDHPESDALTNLSDAIAAGTDPALRGAGVLIAFGGALHRASGTRKTDTTCLDAFRSVHPTGDLPPQRPDPLPWHPISGTRVDIVAAYPGADRVQIDACLAAGARGLVLDGLGSGNANPAIVEAVRDSTAAGIPVVVTTRVPHGPTSATYGGGGGGHDLVSAGALFSTDLRAGQARILLAALLADPDLTDLDKEFDRRSRIDPAPRIS, encoded by the coding sequence GTGCCGAAAGTCGCCGTCGTCACCACCGGAGGCACCATCGCCAGCAGGCGCGACGGGCAGGGTGTCAGCAGGCCGGTGGTCGCAGGCTCCGATCTGCTGGGCAGTGCCCGGACCGGAACGGAAATCCGTGTCGTCGACGTGATGTCGAAGGACAGTTCGAGCATGACGTTCGCCGATCTGGACCGGGTCCGCGACGCCGTCACCTCGGAACTGCACGACCCCGCTCTCGACGCGGTGGTCGTGCTGCACGGCACCGACACCATGGAGGAGACCGCCTTCCTGGTCGACCTCCACCACGCCGATCCGCGGCCGGTGGTCTTCACGGGTGCGCAACGCACCTTCGACCATCCGGAATCCGACGCGCTCACCAACCTGTCCGACGCGATCGCCGCGGGAACGGACCCCGCCCTGCGCGGGGCGGGTGTCCTCATCGCGTTCGGCGGTGCCCTGCACCGGGCGTCCGGGACACGGAAGACGGACACGACGTGTCTCGACGCGTTCCGATCCGTCCATCCCACCGGCGACCTGCCGCCGCAACGGCCCGATCCGCTGCCGTGGCATCCGATCTCCGGAACCCGCGTCGACATCGTGGCCGCCTATCCGGGCGCGGACCGCGTCCAGATCGACGCGTGCCTGGCGGCCGGGGCACGGGGGCTGGTGCTCGACGGGCTCGGGTCCGGCAACGCGAACCCGGCGATCGTCGAGGCGGTCCGGGACAGCACGGCCGCCGGAATCCCGGTCGTGGTCACCACCCGGGTGCCGCACGGCCCGACCTCCGCCACGTACGGCGGCGGGGGCGGCGGACACGACCTCGTGTCGGCGGGGGCACTGTTCTCCACCGACCTCAGGGCAGGTCAGGCCCGCATCCTGCTTGCGGCGCTGCTCGCCGACCCCGATCTCACCGACCTCGACAAGGAATTCGATCGACGCTCACGCATCGACCCCGCACCGAGGATCAGCTGA